A genomic window from Algoriphagus sp. Y33 includes:
- a CDS encoding dihydrofolate reductase family protein yields MRKVIAAFNMTLDGVCDHTTGIPSEDLHQHYSDLLDNTGVVLYGRTTYELMQFWKTILQNPSGKKSMDDFAISIDKVPKLVFSNTLKDTNWDSAKLSDSPLNEKVLELKQQSGKDISVGSRSLIIQLLNSNLIDEFQICVHPIIEGKGLRLFDQITDRIMLKLIKIKTLNSGATVFFYEPTRE; encoded by the coding sequence ATGAGAAAAGTAATTGCAGCTTTCAATATGACACTTGACGGTGTTTGCGACCATACAACTGGTATTCCTAGTGAAGATTTACATCAACATTATTCCGACCTATTAGATAATACAGGAGTCGTTTTGTATGGACGGACAACCTACGAACTTATGCAATTCTGGAAAACAATATTGCAAAATCCTTCTGGTAAAAAATCAATGGACGACTTTGCAATTTCAATAGACAAAGTTCCAAAACTTGTTTTCTCCAACACACTCAAGGACACAAACTGGGACAGTGCAAAACTTTCAGATAGCCCACTTAATGAAAAAGTTTTGGAACTCAAACAGCAATCAGGAAAGGATATTTCGGTGGGAAGTCGGAGTTTGATTATTCAACTGTTAAACAGTAATCTAATTGACGAATTTCAAATTTGTGTTCACCCTATCATTGAAGGGAAAGGGCTAAGACTATTTGACCAAATCACGGACAGAATAATGTTGAAACTCATCAAGATAAAAACATTAAATTCTGGTGCGACAGTATTTTTTTATGAGCCGACACGAGAATAA
- a CDS encoding TonB-dependent receptor domain-containing protein translates to MHTFLAKAQNTITGKVVDAQNLPLEFAHVLLFQDSLFLQGTVTDSLGKFEVLYSNLAAPYVIQVQAMGFSQFQSEPFAFSGSRDLGNILLTVSSTELDEITVQSTRPLFEQRIDRTVIHVQDRVTNLGSSVLGVLGRSPAVRVNRGINQISMMGKEGVIVMVDNKQVRMESADLIRYLENLNTDLVESIELITAPPASYDAQGGAGIININTLRGEGNLGGQISGNFAYGKRPKYGVNLSLNGTGEKLTYYFNGGYSLAKDLELVEIETELNFGNSPIVSSLDVERKPATAMYTAESGLKWKISPQTGVGIGLSLLQSNWKMDATALTKSRDEGGITSSQTDSYEENLLSQAILNLNLSHSFSDKTRVEIDYDYIRFERDNPTVYQVKGIVNQDDEQNSGFLSRAKTPLDIQVGKIDVHKDYTENLSFDFGLKGTYSIFNNQVRVAERNQEGVWVDIPGFTDSYKLDESLYAVYLSSNWQITDKFRMIAGLRYENYELILESSKQGKVNNRKMNNLFPNLHGSFTFDENNELSLSFVNRIQRPSFSMLAPYFYFFDEHTLFTGNPELVPSLTHQIQLVYQGSKLSTTLQLTKESQPVFDGQPDMDFENKLLVVRPLQGLESQSGTLLISYPVEITTGWTSQYDVRGTLQTQYPIVNSLPVKYASANIEVSTTQIFHVSDWFDAELNAAYFSNYRSGIMYMKERLMLDLGIGKTFSSGIGISFNVNDVLNTGSQWPMTADFPTNDLVYDWLFDAEGPIFRFNLSVPLGSRSVRKLGHRSGSGDEQRRL, encoded by the coding sequence ATGCATACGTTTTTGGCAAAGGCCCAAAACACAATTACTGGTAAAGTAGTGGATGCTCAAAATCTTCCTCTGGAATTTGCCCATGTGCTGCTGTTCCAGGATTCATTGTTTCTTCAGGGAACTGTGACTGATTCCCTGGGAAAATTTGAAGTGCTTTATTCCAATTTAGCCGCACCTTATGTAATTCAGGTTCAAGCCATGGGGTTTTCCCAATTTCAAAGTGAACCGTTTGCCTTTTCAGGAAGCAGGGATTTGGGAAACATTTTACTGACAGTTTCTTCTACTGAACTGGACGAAATTACAGTGCAGTCCACCCGTCCGCTTTTTGAACAACGGATAGACAGAACTGTCATTCATGTTCAGGACAGAGTGACAAATCTGGGTAGTTCCGTTCTTGGTGTACTGGGTAGATCACCGGCAGTCCGGGTGAATAGGGGAATCAACCAGATCAGTATGATGGGAAAGGAAGGGGTAATTGTAATGGTGGACAATAAACAGGTCAGGATGGAATCTGCCGACCTGATCCGGTACTTGGAAAACCTGAATACGGACCTGGTAGAATCCATTGAACTGATCACAGCTCCACCGGCAAGTTATGATGCACAGGGTGGGGCAGGTATAATCAACATCAATACCCTCCGTGGTGAAGGAAATTTAGGAGGACAGATCTCAGGTAATTTTGCATATGGAAAACGCCCGAAATATGGTGTAAATCTATCACTGAATGGAACGGGGGAAAAACTGACTTATTATTTCAACGGAGGTTACTCATTAGCCAAGGACCTTGAATTGGTTGAAATCGAAACCGAGCTGAATTTTGGGAATAGTCCTATTGTTTCAAGTTTGGATGTGGAGCGAAAGCCTGCGACTGCTATGTATACCGCCGAGTCGGGACTGAAATGGAAAATTTCCCCTCAAACGGGAGTAGGAATAGGTCTATCCTTATTGCAATCCAATTGGAAAATGGATGCAACTGCTCTGACGAAATCAAGAGATGAAGGGGGGATTACTTCATCCCAAACTGACAGTTATGAGGAAAATCTGCTTTCCCAGGCCATTCTGAACCTTAATCTTTCCCATTCTTTTTCGGACAAAACCAGGGTTGAAATAGACTATGACTATATCAGGTTTGAAAGGGATAACCCAACTGTATACCAAGTTAAAGGAATTGTGAATCAAGATGATGAGCAAAATTCAGGCTTTTTATCCAGAGCTAAGACACCGCTGGATATCCAGGTAGGGAAAATCGACGTACACAAGGATTATACTGAGAATTTAAGTTTTGATTTTGGTCTGAAAGGCACGTATTCAATATTTAACAATCAGGTAAGGGTGGCCGAAAGAAACCAGGAAGGTGTTTGGGTAGATATTCCCGGATTTACTGATTCTTATAAGTTGGATGAATCCTTGTATGCGGTTTATCTGTCTTCCAATTGGCAGATCACGGATAAATTCAGGATGATTGCCGGGCTGAGATATGAAAACTACGAGCTCATTCTGGAATCATCTAAACAGGGAAAAGTAAATAATCGGAAAATGAACAATTTGTTTCCCAACCTGCACGGGAGTTTTACTTTTGATGAAAACAATGAGCTTTCACTCTCATTTGTAAACCGGATCCAGCGCCCAAGTTTCTCTATGCTGGCGCCTTATTTTTATTTCTTTGATGAACATACCCTATTTACCGGGAACCCCGAATTGGTACCGTCATTGACCCATCAAATTCAGTTGGTATATCAGGGTTCAAAGCTGAGCACAACCCTTCAGTTGACAAAAGAATCCCAACCGGTATTTGATGGCCAACCTGACATGGATTTTGAAAACAAACTCTTGGTAGTACGGCCACTACAAGGATTGGAAAGCCAAAGCGGCACACTTTTAATATCCTATCCGGTGGAAATCACCACAGGCTGGACAAGCCAATATGATGTCCGTGGAACGTTACAAACCCAGTACCCCATTGTAAACTCGCTTCCGGTTAAATACGCTTCGGCAAATATTGAAGTTTCCACCACTCAGATTTTCCATGTTTCCGATTGGTTTGATGCTGAACTGAATGCCGCATACTTTTCGAACTACCGTTCGGGAATAATGTATATGAAAGAACGGCTTATGCTGGATTTGGGAATCGGGAAAACCTTTTCATCAGGAATTGGGATTTCATTTAATGTGAATGATGTATTAAACACAGGCAGCCAGTGGCCAATGACCGCTGATTTTCCTACCAATGATTTGGTTTATGATTGGCTTTTTGATGCAGAGGGGCCTATTTTCCGGTTTAATCTGTCGGTTCCATTGGGAAGTAGATCAGTCCGAAAGCTGGGACACAGGTCCGGTTCCGGGGATGAACAGCGGAGACTATAA
- a CDS encoding sensor histidine kinase has translation MIELDKNYNKWTLERISRHMVYWGFWLSFYGIVNGSFYEGNYADWFFYEILFMTVKIPYSYYLAYRLFPLYLPRSQYIKLALLVAFYAFVGMVILYFLDQLFPMEKSGKTQEFLSSRTLYMFIDLIYIASPVVAIKLIQQNIFQTRANERLKSEKVQAELQNLKNQLQPHFLFNTLNNIYSMVLSGDQFASGSILKLSDILSYILYECNVEQTLLSKEVNLIKNYIDLEKLRYGGRLDLYFDIQGSLDGVFMAPLLLMPFVENAFKHGPSKDVKNSWIRIYLFVNEEELVFMIENKISQEDSHSGSIKSGIGLQNVKKRLTLLYPDNHELVINARDTFLVRLNIKF, from the coding sequence ATGATTGAATTAGACAAAAACTACAATAAATGGACCTTGGAGCGTATCTCCAGGCATATGGTTTATTGGGGGTTTTGGCTGTCTTTTTACGGAATAGTAAACGGTTCATTTTACGAGGGTAACTACGCTGACTGGTTTTTTTATGAGATACTTTTCATGACGGTTAAGATCCCGTACAGTTATTATTTGGCATACAGACTTTTTCCCCTATACCTTCCTCGTTCCCAATACATCAAATTAGCCCTACTCGTGGCTTTTTATGCCTTTGTTGGAATGGTTATTCTATATTTTCTGGATCAACTTTTTCCCATGGAAAAGTCAGGGAAGACTCAAGAGTTTCTTTCATCAAGAACCCTTTACATGTTTATTGACCTGATTTATATAGCATCGCCCGTAGTGGCAATTAAGTTAATTCAACAGAATATTTTTCAGACCCGGGCAAATGAACGGCTAAAATCAGAAAAAGTACAGGCAGAGCTTCAAAACCTTAAAAATCAGCTTCAACCCCATTTTTTATTCAATACATTAAATAATATTTATTCAATGGTACTATCAGGAGACCAATTTGCCTCCGGGTCAATTTTGAAACTCTCTGATATATTAAGCTACATCCTATATGAATGTAATGTCGAACAGACATTGTTAAGTAAGGAAGTCAATTTGATTAAAAATTACATTGACTTGGAAAAACTCCGATATGGTGGGCGATTAGACCTATATTTTGATATCCAAGGAAGTTTAGACGGTGTTTTTATGGCCCCGCTTTTACTTATGCCTTTTGTTGAAAATGCCTTTAAGCATGGTCCTTCGAAAGATGTTAAAAATTCCTGGATCAGAATCTATTTATTTGTAAATGAGGAAGAATTGGTCTTTATGATTGAAAACAAAATCTCCCAAGAGGACTCGCACAGCGGTTCAATTAAAAGTGGTATAGGATTACAAAATGTAAAAAAAAGACTGACTTTGCTTTATCCTGATAATCATGAACTGGTTATCAATGCAAGGGACACCTTTTTGGTTAGACTAAACATTAAATTCTAA
- a CDS encoding sensor histidine kinase gives MAEILNRTFSRTQVSPRMGYLFFSTFVGSLVLFQFNFFWKKRLIPSGSFGKATLGLLNFLLIILLSILLSGILRILFDLEYSRAFFLVFLFRHSGILIICLLVVYAYEASERAKLDQRKLDAMALEKNQTELAALKSQMDPHFLFNTLNSLSGLIRNDSGEAIRFVGHLSDCFRYTLENRDSILVELREELKFLQAYLYLMQIRFGEGLSVELEIKESEFSKKLPQFGLQLLVENAVKHNLVSLKKPLQIRIFQQNNEIIVSNNLQKKDSMGLRYGIGLTNLKKRYELLGHDSVRVAYVQNSFQVTILLL, from the coding sequence ATGGCGGAAATACTTAATCGGACTTTTTCGCGGACCCAGGTAAGTCCAAGAATGGGGTATTTGTTTTTTTCGACCTTTGTCGGCTCACTCGTGTTATTTCAGTTTAATTTTTTCTGGAAAAAACGCCTTATTCCGTCCGGAAGCTTCGGGAAGGCTACATTGGGATTATTGAATTTTCTGTTGATCATCTTACTTTCCATTCTACTTTCGGGCATTCTTCGAATCCTATTTGACCTGGAATATTCCAGAGCATTCTTTTTGGTTTTCCTTTTTCGGCATTCGGGTATCTTGATCATTTGTCTGTTGGTGGTATATGCTTATGAGGCATCGGAACGGGCTAAACTAGACCAACGGAAACTGGATGCAATGGCACTAGAAAAAAACCAGACAGAACTTGCGGCACTCAAAAGCCAGATGGACCCCCATTTCCTTTTTAATACACTAAATTCACTTTCAGGGCTTATCAGAAATGATTCCGGAGAGGCAATCCGATTTGTCGGTCACTTATCAGACTGTTTTAGATACACCCTCGAAAACAGGGATTCTATACTTGTAGAACTCAGGGAGGAACTGAAATTTCTGCAGGCCTACCTTTATTTGATGCAAATCCGGTTTGGAGAAGGACTTTCTGTGGAACTGGAAATTAAGGAATCTGAATTTTCAAAAAAGCTACCCCAGTTTGGACTTCAACTGCTTGTGGAAAATGCGGTTAAACATAATTTAGTTTCTTTAAAAAAACCTTTGCAAATCAGGATCTTTCAGCAAAATAATGAAATTATAGTCTCAAATAATTTACAGAAAAAGGATTCTATGGGATTGAGATATGGTATAGGGTTGACAAACCTTAAAAAAAGATACGAGCTGTTAGGTCATGATTCCGTACGGGTAGCATATGTTCAAAATTCATTTCAGGTTACCATTTTGTTACTATGA
- a CDS encoding retropepsin-like aspartic protease, with amino-acid sequence MKYFLLGLLLLSFIPSSRAQKNSFFTEIYAETEKKDFFKAAELLELHRSQFSDTENNTLLAILTNAFNQIFQSDSTVAYLLDQSDTNLPDSIRLKLLEVRHDNAYKSYDYAKAKEAVSRILRDFEHFLNADQVDGYKNSLKIWTILEHQPAQETELRGPVHQQMTRDLAGLNNLLLTAKGDSIPMIFDTGANLSTITRSVAKRLQMKVLPDSIQVGTITGNRVYANLGICEKLGLGSAVFNNVVFLVLADEHLAFPQIDYQIHGILGFPVMESMGIISIDQDGLFRAGFPRTTVSKSQKPTMAMDGLSLLIQLDGKHFYLDTGADQSMLYSRYYHQFKDEIESNYQLEEVQFGGAGGHDTFPGYQIDFKIRVNDVPLLFPKTTVLTESRNEKWKHVYGNIGQDLIVRFGSMVLDFENMQIHFINPLNP; translated from the coding sequence ATGAAATACTTTCTCCTAGGGTTGCTCCTTCTGAGTTTTATCCCAAGTAGCAGAGCCCAAAAAAACAGCTTCTTTACTGAAATCTATGCCGAAACTGAAAAAAAGGACTTTTTCAAAGCAGCAGAACTTTTGGAACTTCACAGGTCACAGTTCAGCGATACAGAAAATAATACCCTTTTGGCTATTCTCACTAATGCGTTTAACCAAATCTTCCAATCAGATTCAACAGTTGCCTACTTATTGGACCAATCTGACACAAACCTACCGGATTCAATCAGACTGAAACTACTTGAAGTCCGGCATGACAATGCCTATAAGTCTTATGACTATGCCAAAGCAAAGGAGGCAGTCTCCCGTATTCTGCGGGACTTTGAACACTTTCTCAATGCTGATCAGGTTGATGGTTATAAAAACTCCTTAAAAATATGGACTATTCTGGAACATCAGCCCGCCCAGGAAACTGAGCTTCGAGGCCCCGTTCACCAGCAAATGACCCGGGATTTGGCAGGACTGAACAATCTCTTATTGACCGCGAAAGGAGATTCCATTCCGATGATTTTTGACACTGGTGCAAATCTCTCCACGATAACCCGGTCAGTGGCAAAGCGTCTCCAAATGAAAGTGCTTCCGGATTCCATTCAGGTGGGAACCATTACCGGAAACAGGGTATATGCAAATCTTGGGATTTGTGAAAAACTAGGGTTGGGATCTGCCGTATTCAACAATGTTGTTTTTTTGGTGCTCGCGGATGAACACCTGGCTTTTCCACAAATCGATTATCAGATTCACGGGATACTTGGATTTCCGGTGATGGAATCAATGGGTATCATCAGTATAGATCAGGATGGACTTTTCAGGGCCGGATTTCCCAGAACGACAGTCTCCAAGTCCCAAAAACCGACTATGGCTATGGATGGCTTGAGCCTGCTCATTCAATTGGATGGAAAGCACTTTTATCTGGATACGGGAGCGGACCAAAGCATGCTCTATTCACGATATTACCATCAGTTCAAAGATGAAATCGAATCCAATTACCAATTGGAAGAAGTTCAATTCGGAGGGGCGGGTGGACATGATACCTTTCCCGGATATCAGATCGATTTTAAAATCAGAGTAAACGATGTTCCCCTACTTTTCCCCAAAACCACCGTGCTAACCGAAAGCAGGAATGAGAAATGGAAGCACGTCTACGGTAATATAGGTCAGGATTTAATTGTCCGATTTGGTTCAATGGTGCTGGATTTTGAAAACATGCAAATACATTTTATCAACCCACTCAATCCTTAA
- a CDS encoding LytTR family DNA-binding domain-containing protein: MKPLKILLVEDEPGAAANLKAMLSNLVPDFQLLAILPSVEEAVEWLRVKGSYPDLGFFDIQLEDGLSFEVFTKVVVDFPVVFTTAFDQYAIDAFKVNSIDYLLKPINEKHLAFSIRKFEQLRKPALDESLILDLLRKSRSSNPRTFLVHFRDKLIPLPSYDVAFFYIETTVVHARTHKNQTYPLDLRLDLLQDELDSGLFFRANRQFLVNRIAIRSAEYYFNGRLSLQVEPESEELILISKARVSEFRQWFENR, translated from the coding sequence ATGAAGCCGTTGAAAATTCTTTTGGTCGAAGACGAACCGGGGGCCGCAGCAAACTTAAAAGCTATGCTTTCCAATCTGGTACCCGATTTTCAACTCTTGGCCATACTTCCAAGTGTGGAAGAGGCCGTAGAATGGCTTCGTGTTAAAGGAAGTTACCCGGATCTTGGTTTTTTTGATATCCAGTTGGAAGACGGTCTTTCCTTTGAGGTATTCACCAAGGTGGTGGTGGATTTTCCGGTAGTTTTCACCACTGCCTTCGACCAGTATGCCATTGATGCTTTCAAGGTGAACAGCATTGATTACCTGTTGAAACCCATTAATGAAAAACATTTGGCCTTTAGCATTCGAAAATTCGAGCAACTTCGAAAACCTGCGTTGGATGAATCTTTGATTCTGGATCTCCTTCGGAAATCCAGAAGTTCAAATCCCCGTACATTTTTGGTGCATTTCAGGGATAAGCTAATACCTCTTCCTTCCTATGATGTGGCATTCTTTTATATAGAAACGACAGTAGTTCATGCCCGTACCCATAAAAACCAAACTTATCCCCTAGATCTTCGCTTGGATTTATTACAGGATGAATTGGATTCCGGCTTGTTTTTTAGGGCTAACCGACAGTTTCTGGTAAATCGGATAGCCATCAGGAGTGCGGAATACTACTTCAACGGACGGCTTTCCCTTCAAGTGGAGCCCGAATCTGAGGAATTGATTTTAATCAGCAAAGCCAGAGTATCCGAGTTCAGGCAATGGTTTGAAAACCGATAA
- a CDS encoding VOC family protein — MKDNNITTVKPFLTVYNGKKAVDFYISAFGAIETKRFEMPDQKISSVIEIEKAEFYVGNEESLNGNLRPDLKLSSSIRVILQTRNADKLFEKAIKLGATEICPMTTEEDWRIGKLKDPFGHIWEIGHTL, encoded by the coding sequence ATGAAAGATAATAATATTACAACTGTGAAACCTTTTCTAACAGTTTACAATGGAAAAAAAGCTGTGGACTTTTATATATCCGCTTTTGGAGCTATTGAAACTAAAAGGTTTGAAATGCCTGACCAAAAAATATCATCGGTTATTGAAATTGAAAAGGCGGAGTTTTATGTGGGTAACGAAGAATCTCTTAATGGAAATTTAAGGCCAGACCTAAAATTAAGTAGCTCAATCAGAGTAATTTTACAAACAAGAAATGCTGATAAATTATTTGAAAAGGCAATAAAATTAGGTGCGACAGAAATTTGTCCAATGACTACCGAAGAAGATTGGAGAATCGGCAAACTAAAAGACCCATTTGGACACATTTGGGAAATTGGTCACACCTTATAA
- a CDS encoding MBL fold metallo-hydrolase yields MDPEQVKHCICTHLDPDHIGGIGDFNNSWRFMFQVKNMRLIHVPRTKDAFAIKRKRSWLLHAGDAYYLRWELSNPHHPVIKMAASIANNNLQREKP; encoded by the coding sequence TTGGATCCAGAGCAAGTCAAACATTGCATTTGTACACATTTGGATCCCGATCACATCGGTGGTATTGGTGATTTTAACAACTCTTGGAGATTCATGTTTCAAGTGAAGAATATGAGGCTTATTCATGTACCAAGGACCAAAGATGCCTTTGCCATCAAGCGCAAAAGGAGTTGGCTGCTTCACGCAGGTGATGCTTATTATCTTCGGTGGGAACTTAGCAATCCCCATCACCCGGTTATTAAAATGGCTGCTTCTATTGCAAACAACAACCTACAACGGGAGAAACCCTAG
- a CDS encoding cupin domain-containing protein, with protein MTDIKAINIMEKFSLLEAQWTPHIIAELNGQYVKLCKLKDEFVWHSHEDEDELFMVFKGTLIMDFRDGRSVEINPGEILVVPKGVEHRPRSLEGEMVFNLLFEPKETKHTGEIESELTAKELNWI; from the coding sequence ATGACAGACATTAAAGCAATCAATATTATGGAGAAATTTTCATTGTTAGAAGCGCAGTGGACTCCCCATATCATAGCGGAACTCAACGGACAGTATGTGAAACTCTGCAAGCTTAAAGACGAATTTGTGTGGCATAGCCATGAGGATGAGGATGAGCTTTTTATGGTCTTTAAGGGGACGCTGATTATGGACTTCCGGGACGGCCGTTCAGTTGAAATAAATCCGGGAGAAATACTGGTGGTTCCCAAAGGAGTTGAGCATAGACCAAGATCCCTTGAAGGAGAGATGGTGTTTAACCTGCTTTTTGAACCTAAAGAAACCAAGCATACCGGTGAAATTGAAAGTGAATTGACCGCAAAGGAATTGAATTGGATATAG
- a CDS encoding LytTR family DNA-binding domain-containing protein — protein sequence MKCMIIEDEIPAVKILQNHISHFPDLEITHIFHNAVEGMVQLQRSPVDVLFLDIQLPKMSGIELLHTLKARPGIILTTAFREYALEGYELEITDYLLKPISFERFVRAVRKIYGSRKQPFQSPLDVPVETEYAEPFIYIKHDREFIKVNLKEILYVESVKNHIKLVTPSKVLFTLIGIGEMEQKLPSHFIRTHRSYIVNTLQIERFGQTNVTIGGKIFPLGNLYKQAFFQWVNKNTV from the coding sequence ATGAAATGCATGATTATCGAGGATGAAATTCCCGCCGTCAAAATTCTTCAGAATCATATTTCCCATTTCCCGGATCTTGAAATCACCCATATCTTCCATAATGCTGTAGAAGGGATGGTTCAACTCCAACGTTCGCCGGTAGATGTACTGTTTTTGGATATTCAATTACCCAAAATGTCGGGAATAGAGTTGCTTCATACGCTTAAAGCAAGACCTGGCATTATCCTCACCACCGCATTTCGGGAATATGCACTGGAAGGATATGAACTGGAAATTACTGATTACCTCCTCAAACCGATTTCTTTTGAGCGGTTTGTCCGAGCGGTACGCAAAATATACGGAAGCCGAAAACAACCTTTCCAATCCCCTTTAGACGTGCCCGTAGAAACCGAATATGCTGAACCATTTATCTATATCAAACATGATCGGGAATTCATTAAAGTCAATCTGAAAGAAATCCTTTATGTGGAAAGTGTGAAGAATCATATCAAATTGGTCACCCCTTCAAAGGTTTTGTTTACCCTGATTGGAATCGGAGAAATGGAGCAAAAATTACCCAGTCACTTCATTCGGACTCATCGTTCTTATATTGTCAACACCCTTCAGATTGAACGGTTTGGCCAAACTAATGTAACCATTGGAGGGAAGATTTTCCCTCTGGGAAACCTATATAAGCAGGCTTTTTTTCAATGGGTCAACAAAAACACGGTTTAA
- a CDS encoding thioesterase family protein — protein MQDHLLRFYGFDIFKIARETGMGWVVGQHQISFIRPVSLMETVRIKTRLLSYSKHAILIESLMLDAENEWIRSLLWTEYFHYDLKKKSVSAHDKEYLEFFEKIHLPHQGDLNFELRNLQIRNTEITKYKQ, from the coding sequence ATGCAAGATCACTTACTGCGGTTTTACGGGTTTGACATTTTCAAGATTGCCAGGGAAACCGGAATGGGATGGGTAGTTGGACAACATCAGATATCTTTTATCCGGCCGGTTTCATTAATGGAAACGGTCAGAATAAAGACCCGCTTATTGTCCTATTCCAAGCATGCTATCCTGATAGAATCTTTAATGCTTGATGCTGAAAATGAATGGATTAGGAGTTTGCTTTGGACAGAGTACTTTCATTATGACCTTAAAAAGAAGAGCGTATCCGCACATGACAAGGAATATTTGGAGTTTTTTGAAAAGATTCATCTTCCCCATCAAGGCGATTTAAATTTCGAGCTGCGGAATTTGCAGATCAGGAATACAGAGATTACAAAGTATAAACAATGA
- a CDS encoding alpha/beta fold hydrolase has translation MKQTFIYLALTIFTLTSCNNKTENTSMSMATTANDSLTFKNGYSEVNGLKMYYEIHGQGKPIVLIHGGGSTIQTNFEKIIPLLAKNRQVIAVELQAHGRTNDRNADLTFEQDADDVATLLKNLKIDKADFFGFSNGGTTTLQIAIRHPKLVDKMILGSALAKRNGVPDWFWGFMENAKLEDMPELLKVGYKKVAADTNDLQVMHDRDAKRMVNFKDIPEELTKSIKVPTLIIIGDKDVITPEHAIELHRQITNSELAIIPGGHGQYIGEVTTITPDFKESDLVVPMIEKFLDKKAEK, from the coding sequence ATGAAACAGACATTTATTTATTTAGCGTTGACAATTTTCACCTTGACATCATGCAATAACAAAACAGAAAACACAAGTATGAGTATGGCGACAACAGCAAACGACAGTTTGACTTTTAAGAATGGCTATTCCGAAGTGAATGGACTGAAAATGTATTATGAAATTCACGGACAAGGAAAACCAATTGTTTTAATTCACGGTGGTGGTTCAACCATTCAGACAAATTTTGAAAAAATCATTCCACTACTTGCTAAAAACAGACAGGTAATTGCTGTTGAACTTCAAGCTCACGGACGTACAAATGACCGTAACGCCGATCTGACATTTGAACAGGACGCAGATGATGTTGCTACACTTCTTAAAAACTTAAAAATTGACAAGGCGGACTTTTTCGGCTTTAGCAATGGTGGAACAACTACTTTACAAATCGCTATTCGGCATCCTAAATTAGTTGACAAAATGATTTTAGGTTCAGCACTCGCCAAACGAAACGGAGTTCCTGATTGGTTTTGGGGCTTTATGGAAAATGCCAAATTGGAGGATATGCCTGAACTTTTAAAAGTTGGCTACAAAAAAGTTGCGGCGGACACAAATGATTTGCAGGTAATGCACGACAGAGATGCAAAGAGAATGGTAAACTTCAAAGACATTCCAGAGGAACTTACAAAATCCATTAAAGTACCGACTTTAATCATTATTGGCGACAAGGACGTAATAACACCTGAACACGCTATTGAACTTCACAGACAAATTACAAATTCTGAATTAGCAATAATTCCAGGTGGACACGGACAATATATTGGAGAAGTTACAACAATAACACCCGACTTTAAAGAGAGCGACCTTGTAGTTCCAATGATTGAAAAATTCCTTGACAAAAAAGCTGAAAAATAA